The sequence GTTCGGTGAATATTGCGCTGGTATGCGAAGGTTCGCCCGCCGACCTGATCGGCCAGTGGGTGTTGGTGCACGTCGGTTTCGCCATGAGCCTGCTGGACGAACAGGAGGCGCAGGATACGCTGGCGGCCTTGCAGTCGATGCGCGCCGTGGGGCTGGAACTGGATGAAATGCGTCAGAGCGGAGCCGATTATGCAGTACGTTGATGAATTCCGCGATCCCGAGCTGGCGAAAGCGCTGCTGCAACGTATTCGGGCGCTGGTGGCCGATATGCCGCAGCTGCGTGAACGCCCGCTACAGCTGATGGAGGTCTGCGGCGGCCATACCCACGCCATTTTCAAATTCGGGCTGGACCGGCTGCTGCCGCCGGAAATCGAGTTCGTCCACGGTCCGGGCTGCCCGGTTTGCGTGCTGCCGATGGGGCGTATCGACGCCTGTCTGGAAATTGCGGCGCATCCCGAGGTGATTTTCTGCACCTTCGGCGACGCCATGCGCGTGCCGGGGAGGAACGGTTCGTTGCAGGACGCCCGCCGCCATGGCGCCGATGTGCGCATCGTCTATTCGCCGCTGGATGCGCTGGCGCTGGCGGAGAAAAATCCGCAGCGGCAGGTGGTGTTTTTCGGGCTGGGATTCGAAACCACCATGCCGAGCACGGCGCTGACGCTGCAACAGGCCAAACGCCGCAACATCGGCAATTTCACCCTGTTTTGCCAGCACATCACCATTATTCCGACCCTGAAGAGCCTGCTGCAACAGCCTGATTTGCGCATCGACGGTTTTCTGGCGCCGGGGCACGTCAGCATGGTGATCGGCGCTTATCCCTATCAGCCGCTGTGCGATCGCTTTCATAAACCCTTTGTGGTCACCGGGTTCGAACCGCTGGATATTTTACAGGCGCTGCTGATGCTGGTAAGCCAGCTGCACGACGCGCGCTGCGAGGTGGAAAACCAGTACCGGCGCATCGTGCCGGACGGCGGCAATCCGCTGGCGCAGCAGGCGATGGAGGAGGTGTTTGAAATCAAGGCCAGCAGCGAATGGCGCGGGTTGGGCGAAATAGCCGAATCCGGTATGCAGCTGCGGCCCGCCTATGCCGACTTTGACGCCGAGCGCCGTTTTCATCCGCGGCAGCAGCGCGTGGCCGACGAGCCGGGATCGCGCTGCGGCGACGTATTGACCGGGCGCTGCAAGCCGGCGGATTGTCCGCTTTTCGCCCGCAGCTGTACCCCGCAAAATGCGATAGGGGCGCTGATGGTCTCCTCCGAGGGAGCCTGTGCGGCTTATTATCAGTATCGGCGGGAGTGCGCCTGAATGAGTAGTCCAAAAGAGATGCAGCCAAAAGAAATTACCCTGGCGCACGGCAGCGGCGGCCGGGCGATGCAGCAGTTGATTGAACAGCTGTTTTTGCAGGCGTTCGACAATCCGCTGCTGGGGCAGCGGGAAGATCAGGCCAGACTGCCGCTGGCGCCGTTGACGCAGCAGGGCGATCGGCTGGCGTTCACCACCGACAGCTACGTTATCGATCCGATTTTTTTCCCCGGCGGGGATATCGGTAAACTGGCGGTGTGCGGCACGGCGAATGATATTGCGGTCAGCGGGGCGACGCCGCAGTATCTCTCCTGCGGTTTTATTATCGAAGAGGGATTTTCCGGCGCCGACCTGCGCAGGATCGTGGAATCCATGGCGCAAACCGCCCGCGACGCCGGGATACAGATCGTCACCGGGGACACCAAAGTGGTGCCGCGCGGCGCCGCCGACAAAATCTTTATCAATACCTCCGGGATCGGCGCGATTCCGACGGATATTCGCTGGGGCGCCGGGGAGATTCGTCCGGGGGATAAAATTATCGTCAGCGGTACGCTGGGCGATCACGGCGCCGCCGTTCTCAACCTGCGCGAACAGCTGGGGCTGGAGGCGGAGCTCGCCAGCGACTGCGCGGTGCTGGCGCCGTTGATCGCTCCGCTGCGTGATATTGCCGGGGTGCGCGCCCTGCGCGACGCCACCCGCGGCGGGGTGACCGCCATCCTGCATGAGTACGCCCAGGCCAGCGGCTACGGTATGGAAATCAACGAAAGCGCATTGCCGTTGAAGCAGGCGGTGCGCGGCATTTGTGAAATACTGGGGCTGGAGGCGCTGAATTTCGCCAATGAGGGCAAGCTGGTGCTGGTGGTGTCCACCGAGGCGGAAAGCGCCGTATTGGCCGCGCTGCGCGCGCATCCGCTAGGCCGTGACGCGGCAACCATCGGTTCGGTGACGGAAAAACCGCAGGTGCGGCTGTGCGGGGTGTTCGGCGCCTCGCGGCTGCTGGATCTGCCGCATAACGAGCCGATGCCGCGGATTTGCTGACGACATGTCCCCTTGCAGGGAGAAAGCGCCCCCCTGACAAGGGCTGTCTCTTATACACAAATGCAGGGAGTCATGACGGGTTTTGCCGTTACCCGGCGTAAGGAATTATGCTGAGGTGAACTTGACCGCCGAGTGAGCAGCATGGATGCTGCGAAAACCAGTGCCGCGTCGGGAACGCGTCACTGGTGGCTCGAATAGCGGTCATGGGCGCCGAAGGCACCTGCGCAGCAGGCATAATTTCAGCCGGAAGCCAGGGTTCTCAGGGCTGCGGCGACTGAGCGCCCTGAGTCGGGCGCGTGCTTCGACGTGGCATAAAAATGCCTTTCTTTTCGCGCACGAAATAGCACTGAACTTACATAGAAACCTGTATACACAGAAGCCTGTATAAACAGAAAAGGAATATACCCCACGTAAGCATGAACAATAACGGCATTCAGATCCGCGTAAAAGGCAAAGTGCAGGGGGTGGGGTTTCGGCCTTATGTCTGGCAGTTGGCGCAGCAACTGAAGCTGTGCGGCAGCGTCAGCAACGACGGCGCCGGGGTGCTGATTCATCTTTATCAGTCGGAAAATATTGAACGCTTTATCAACGCGCTGCCGGCCGGATGCCCGCCGCTGGCGCATATCGACAGCATTACCCGCCGGCCGTGGCAGTGGACGGCCGTACCTACGGCGTTTGTTATCGAACACAGCGGCGCCGGGCGGATGGATACCCAGGTGGTGCCGGACGCCGCCACCTGCGAGGCGTGCCGGCGCGAACTCAACGACCCGGCGAATCGCCGCTATCGCTACCCCTTTATCAACTGCACCCACTGCGGTCCCCGCTTTACCATAATCCGCCGGATGCCCTACGACCGCCCGTTTACCTCGATGGCGGATTTCCCGCAGTGTCCGCAATGCCTGGCCGAGTACCGGCAGCCGGCGGATCGGCGTTTTCACGCCCAGCCCAACGCCTGCCCGCAGTGCGGTCCGCAGGTCTGGCTGGAGAATGGCGCATCGCAGCGACTGGCCGAGGGGGAAGACGCCATCCGTCAGGCCGCCGGCGCCCTGCGGGCGGGGAAAATCGTGGCGATTAAAGGGATTGGCGGCTTTCACCTGGCCTGCGACGCCACCAATACCCAGGCGGTGCAGCGCCTGCGCCAACGCAAGCATCGTCCCGGCAAGCCGTTGGCCGTTATGGCGCCGGATGCCGCGTGGCTTGAGAGATGCGCCGCCGTCGACGATATGCCCGCGGCGTTGCGGTTGCTGCAAAGCGGCGCCGCGCCGATTGTGCTGCTGCCCTGGCGTCAGGACGGCCCGCTGTCGGCGTCGATCGCCCCCGGCCTGTCCGAGGTCGGGATGATGCTGCCCGCCAATCCGTTGCAACATCTGCTGCTGGCGCAGGTAGATCTGCCGCTGGTGATGACCTCCGGCAACGCCAGCGGCAAACCGCCCGCCTTGAGCAATGCGCAGGCGACGGAGCAGCTTGGCGCCATTGCCGATCGCTGGTTAATGCATAACCGGGATATTGTGCAGCGGGCCGATGACTCGCTGGTCAGGCTGCACCACCAGGGTTTATTCAAGAGCAGGGCGGAAATGCTGCGCCGGGCGCGCGGCTACGTACCGGACGCCCTGCCGCTGCCGCCGGGGTTTGCCGGCCAGCCTGCGCTGCTGGCGCTGGGGGCGGATTTAAAAAACACCTTTTGCCTGCTGCGTGATGAAAACGCGGTGGTCAGCCAGCATCTTGGCGATCTGGAGGACAGCGATGTCGAACGGCAGTACCGCCAGTCAATCGCCTTGTTTGAGGATATTTACCGTTTCGCCCC comes from Brenneria nigrifluens DSM 30175 = ATCC 13028 and encodes:
- the hybG gene encoding hydrogenase maturation factor HybG — protein: MCLGIPGKVISAGDDIHQPAYVDVCGVQRSVNIALVCEGSPADLIGQWVLVHVGFAMSLLDEQEAQDTLAALQSMRAVGLELDEMRQSGADYAVR
- the hypD gene encoding hydrogenase formation protein HypD; its protein translation is MQYVDEFRDPELAKALLQRIRALVADMPQLRERPLQLMEVCGGHTHAIFKFGLDRLLPPEIEFVHGPGCPVCVLPMGRIDACLEIAAHPEVIFCTFGDAMRVPGRNGSLQDARRHGADVRIVYSPLDALALAEKNPQRQVVFFGLGFETTMPSTALTLQQAKRRNIGNFTLFCQHITIIPTLKSLLQQPDLRIDGFLAPGHVSMVIGAYPYQPLCDRFHKPFVVTGFEPLDILQALLMLVSQLHDARCEVENQYRRIVPDGGNPLAQQAMEEVFEIKASSEWRGLGEIAESGMQLRPAYADFDAERRFHPRQQRVADEPGSRCGDVLTGRCKPADCPLFARSCTPQNAIGALMVSSEGACAAYYQYRRECA
- the hypE gene encoding hydrogenase expression/formation protein HypE encodes the protein MQPKEITLAHGSGGRAMQQLIEQLFLQAFDNPLLGQREDQARLPLAPLTQQGDRLAFTTDSYVIDPIFFPGGDIGKLAVCGTANDIAVSGATPQYLSCGFIIEEGFSGADLRRIVESMAQTARDAGIQIVTGDTKVVPRGAADKIFINTSGIGAIPTDIRWGAGEIRPGDKIIVSGTLGDHGAAVLNLREQLGLEAELASDCAVLAPLIAPLRDIAGVRALRDATRGGVTAILHEYAQASGYGMEINESALPLKQAVRGICEILGLEALNFANEGKLVLVVSTEAESAVLAALRAHPLGRDAATIGSVTEKPQVRLCGVFGASRLLDLPHNEPMPRIC
- the hypF gene encoding carbamoyltransferase HypF — translated: MNNNGIQIRVKGKVQGVGFRPYVWQLAQQLKLCGSVSNDGAGVLIHLYQSENIERFINALPAGCPPLAHIDSITRRPWQWTAVPTAFVIEHSGAGRMDTQVVPDAATCEACRRELNDPANRRYRYPFINCTHCGPRFTIIRRMPYDRPFTSMADFPQCPQCLAEYRQPADRRFHAQPNACPQCGPQVWLENGASQRLAEGEDAIRQAAGALRAGKIVAIKGIGGFHLACDATNTQAVQRLRQRKHRPGKPLAVMAPDAAWLERCAAVDDMPAALRLLQSGAAPIVLLPWRQDGPLSASIAPGLSEVGMMLPANPLQHLLLAQVDLPLVMTSGNASGKPPALSNAQATEQLGAIADRWLMHNRDIVQRADDSLVRLHHQGLFKSRAEMLRRARGYVPDALPLPPGFAGQPALLALGADLKNTFCLLRDENAVVSQHLGDLEDSDVERQYRQSIALFEDIYRFAPGALAVDAHPGYISHRLGKQLAERRHIPCIEVLHHHAHIVSCLAEHQWPRDAGPVIGLALDGIGYGADGRWWGGECLLADYAQCRHLGGLPAVALPGGDLAARQPWRNLLAQWLRFVPDWQSLPQASAIPASSSALLSRAIARGINAPPASSAGRLFDAVAAATGFPHEAQSWEGEAACWLESLAWRSERFQRQRAQWRPPVALPVLADGRLDLAAFWRQWLDYRAAPADKAYAFHYALAQGFAALARRAARRHGIHTVALSGGVMHNRLLSVLLHQQLSGLTVLQPQRLPAGDGGLSLGQALIAAAQLSPAGAQG